A stretch of the Tardiphaga sp. 709 genome encodes the following:
- a CDS encoding DUF1800 domain-containing protein: MARDPQGALIALNRFGFGARGGASGDIVNAASDPRGFVKAELARPNAALLELPGLQSTTELGQAMFAYQLEVKTAREAALKTPALVPVEASPAAMDKKPEAPAMTGNTTMTVQPDAAKPPPAVALPPNVVQKTYRAEALARIQRATITEGGFVERLVVFWSNHFCISASKGDPARMWAGSFEREAIRPYVLGKFADMLKAVEQHPAMLFFLDNQQSIGPNSKAGERGKRGLNENLAREIMELHTLGVGGGYTQADVTSLARIITGWTFAGREGKIGTPGSFAFNANAHEPGPQQLLDKTYDDTGVTQGEAALADLARHPSTAKFIARKFAQHFVADAPPPALLARLEGVFTKTDGDLKALALALLDSNEAWQMPMAKLRTPYEYLISTGRLLARIPEDPGRYFAGLQTLGQPFWTPPGPNGFPDGNAAWAVPEGMKLRLDLAAQVSSRIPDSIDPREMLDVVAGEAASSETRQTIARAETRQQALTLLLMSPEFQRR, translated from the coding sequence ATGGCCCGCGACCCGCAAGGTGCGCTGATTGCGCTGAACCGATTCGGCTTCGGCGCGCGGGGCGGCGCCTCCGGCGATATCGTCAATGCGGCCTCCGATCCCCGCGGCTTCGTGAAAGCCGAGCTCGCGCGCCCCAATGCGGCGCTGCTGGAATTGCCCGGCCTGCAATCGACGACGGAACTGGGGCAGGCGATGTTTGCCTATCAGCTCGAGGTGAAGACGGCGCGCGAGGCGGCGCTGAAGACGCCGGCACTCGTTCCGGTAGAAGCGAGCCCGGCCGCGATGGACAAGAAGCCGGAAGCGCCAGCCATGACCGGCAACACCACCATGACAGTGCAGCCCGATGCGGCGAAGCCCCCGCCGGCCGTCGCGCTGCCGCCCAATGTGGTGCAGAAGACCTATCGTGCAGAAGCGCTGGCGCGGATCCAGCGCGCGACCATTACCGAGGGTGGCTTTGTCGAACGCCTCGTTGTGTTCTGGTCGAACCATTTCTGCATCTCGGCCAGCAAGGGCGACCCGGCGCGGATGTGGGCTGGCTCATTCGAACGCGAGGCGATCCGCCCTTACGTGCTCGGCAAGTTTGCCGACATGCTGAAAGCCGTCGAACAGCATCCGGCGATGCTGTTCTTTCTCGACAACCAGCAGTCGATCGGCCCGAATTCAAAAGCCGGTGAGAGGGGCAAGCGCGGACTTAATGAGAATCTCGCGCGCGAGATCATGGAACTGCATACGCTCGGTGTCGGTGGTGGTTACACACAGGCCGATGTGACGTCGCTGGCGCGGATCATCACCGGCTGGACCTTTGCCGGCCGTGAAGGAAAGATCGGCACCCCCGGCAGCTTCGCTTTCAACGCCAATGCGCATGAGCCCGGGCCGCAGCAATTGCTGGACAAGACCTATGACGACACCGGGGTGACGCAGGGCGAAGCCGCGCTCGCCGATCTCGCACGCCATCCATCGACGGCGAAATTCATCGCCAGGAAATTCGCGCAGCATTTCGTGGCTGATGCGCCGCCGCCGGCACTGCTGGCGCGGCTGGAAGGCGTGTTCACAAAGACCGACGGCGATCTGAAGGCGCTGGCGCTGGCGCTGCTCGATTCCAATGAGGCCTGGCAGATGCCAATGGCCAAGCTGCGCACGCCCTATGAATATCTGATTTCCACCGGTCGATTGCTGGCACGTATCCCGGAAGATCCTGGCCGTTACTTTGCGGGGCTGCAGACGCTCGGCCAGCCGTTCTGGACACCGCCGGGGCCGAACGGTTTTCCGGACGGCAATGCCGCCTGGGCGGTGCCCGAAGGCATGAAGCTGCGGCTCGATCTCGCGGCACAGGTTTCGTCGCGCATTCCCGACAGTATCGATCCGCGTGAGATGCTCGACGTGGTCGCCGGCGAGGCGGCCTCATCCGAAACACGACAGACGATCGCGCGCGCGGAGACGCGGCAACAGGCCTTGACGCTGCTGCTGATGTCGCCGGAATTCCAGAGGAGATGA
- a CDS encoding DUF1501 domain-containing protein: MMMDCCESRASLGTTRRSLLLSGAAFAAWAYIPKFARAADARDPRLVVVILRGALDGLATVAPLGDPDYAGLHGSIALAKDGPNAAIALDSFFGMHPAMPEFARMYRDKKAAVVHAVATSYRERSHFDGQDVLESGYAGPGRVQSGWLNRAIEALPRGERVSSGLAIGPTTPLVLRGAAPTVGWAPVNLPNAADDTAMRLMQLYQDRDPALATALSQGLKLDKIAVGDEMKPKGGGNAVAAMRQVARGAAKLMAADDGPRIAALAFDGWDTHAQEGGPVGRLAQLLGGLDGALAEFESGLGPHWKDTIVVVATEFGRTAKINGTAGTDHGTGTIALLAGGAIKGGRVIADWPGLANGKLYEARDLAPTTDLRAIFKGVLHDHLGISERALAEQVFPDSALVKPAKGLVG, translated from the coding sequence ATGATGATGGACTGCTGTGAAAGCCGGGCCTCGCTCGGCACGACGCGCCGCTCGCTCTTGCTGTCAGGCGCAGCCTTTGCCGCCTGGGCCTATATCCCGAAGTTCGCGCGCGCTGCGGACGCGCGCGATCCGCGCCTTGTCGTCGTCATCCTGCGCGGCGCGCTCGATGGCCTCGCCACCGTCGCGCCGCTCGGCGATCCCGATTACGCGGGCCTGCACGGCTCGATCGCGCTGGCGAAGGACGGACCCAACGCGGCCATCGCGCTGGACTCGTTCTTCGGCATGCATCCGGCGATGCCGGAATTCGCGCGGATGTATCGCGACAAGAAAGCGGCCGTGGTCCATGCGGTGGCGACGTCCTATCGCGAGCGCTCGCATTTCGACGGCCAGGACGTGCTGGAGAGCGGCTATGCTGGCCCCGGCCGCGTGCAGTCCGGCTGGCTCAACCGCGCGATCGAAGCGCTACCGCGTGGCGAGCGCGTCTCGTCGGGTCTTGCGATCGGACCGACCACGCCGCTGGTGCTGCGCGGCGCCGCGCCGACCGTCGGCTGGGCGCCGGTCAATCTGCCCAATGCGGCCGATGATACGGCGATGCGGCTGATGCAACTCTATCAGGACCGCGATCCCGCGCTGGCGACGGCACTGTCGCAGGGCCTGAAGCTCGACAAGATCGCCGTTGGCGACGAGATGAAACCGAAGGGCGGCGGCAATGCCGTGGCAGCGATGCGTCAGGTCGCACGCGGCGCAGCGAAACTCATGGCCGCGGATGACGGACCGCGCATCGCGGCACTGGCCTTCGACGGTTGGGATACCCATGCACAAGAGGGTGGGCCGGTCGGACGTCTCGCGCAATTGCTCGGCGGTCTCGATGGCGCGCTGGCGGAATTCGAGAGCGGGCTTGGGCCGCATTGGAAGGACACCATTGTCGTGGTCGCCACCGAATTCGGTCGCACCGCCAAGATCAACGGCACCGCCGGCACCGATCACGGCACCGGCACGATTGCACTGCTTGCTGGCGGCGCGATCAAGGGCGGCCGGGTGATTGCGGACTGGCCGGGCCTTGCGAATGGCAAACTCTATGAAGCCCGTGATCTCGCCCCGACCACGGATCTGCGTGCGATCTTCAAGGGCGTGCTCCACGATCATCTCGGCATCAGCGAGCGTGCACTGGCCGAGCAGGTGTTTCCTGACAGTGCGCTGGTGAAGCCGGCCAAGGGATTGGTGGGGTAG
- a CDS encoding aldo/keto reductase, protein MEIRNLGRSGLRVSAVGLGCNNFGQRTDLETARKVIHKAIDLGITLFDTADIYAGMGGSETVLGEVLGDRRKDIVLATKYGKPMSNDGSKQGASRRYIMSAVEASLKRLKTDYIDLYQQHDYDALTPIEETLRTLDDLVRQGKVRYIGNSNFPAWRIAEAEMAARQMGVAPFVSCQDEYSLVVRDIEKDLLPAAQHFNLGLLPFFPLAGGMLTGKYAGLKNVPADTRFGKTTYMQERYLNPRNIALVDQLQAFVSARGHSMLELAFSWLAARPQVSSVIAGASSPEQIEQNVKAAQWKLTAEEMMEIDRITLAT, encoded by the coding sequence ATGGAAATCCGCAATCTCGGCCGCTCCGGCCTTCGCGTCTCCGCCGTCGGTCTCGGCTGCAACAATTTCGGCCAGCGCACCGATCTGGAGACCGCGCGCAAGGTCATCCACAAGGCGATCGATCTCGGCATCACTTTGTTCGACACCGCCGACATCTATGCCGGCATGGGTGGCTCCGAGACGGTGCTGGGCGAAGTGCTGGGCGATCGCCGCAAGGACATCGTGCTGGCGACGAAATACGGCAAGCCGATGAGCAATGACGGCAGCAAGCAGGGCGCCTCGCGCCGCTACATCATGAGCGCCGTCGAAGCCAGCCTGAAGCGGTTGAAGACCGACTATATCGATCTGTATCAGCAGCACGATTACGATGCGCTGACGCCCATCGAGGAGACGCTGCGCACGCTCGACGACCTCGTCCGCCAGGGCAAGGTGCGCTATATCGGCAATTCCAACTTCCCGGCCTGGCGCATCGCCGAAGCCGAGATGGCCGCGCGCCAGATGGGCGTTGCGCCTTTCGTGTCGTGCCAGGACGAATACAGTCTCGTCGTCCGCGACATCGAGAAGGACCTGCTGCCGGCCGCGCAGCATTTCAATCTCGGCCTGCTGCCGTTCTTCCCGCTCGCCGGCGGCATGCTGACCGGTAAATATGCCGGCCTGAAGAACGTCCCCGCCGATACGCGCTTCGGCAAGACCACCTATATGCAGGAGCGCTATCTGAACCCGCGCAACATCGCCTTGGTGGATCAACTGCAGGCCTTCGTCAGCGCGCGCGGCCATTCGATGCTTGAGCTCGCCTTCTCGTGGCTCGCCGCCCGCCCGCAAGTCTCCAGCGTCATCGCCGGCGCATCATCGCCCGAGCAGATCGAGCAAAATGTGAAGGCGGCGCAGTGGAAGCTGACGGCGGAGGAGATGATGGAAATCGACAGGATTACGTTGGCAACGTAG
- a CDS encoding lysophospholipid acyltransferase family protein: MIRFAAVLLSLTMLTLLLAPFQLIALAFGLRWQQSIPHLFHRILCALIGVRIHEVGKRTTDTPVLILSNHVSWLDIIIIGARAPVVFVAKSEVAKWPVFGWLAKLQRTIFVERERRQKTGATAQEIGNRMLSGDAVVLFAEGTSSDGMRVLPFRSALVGSVHHALGDSTHHKEITVQPMSIAYVGFGGLPVGRAFRENVAWYGDIDLIPHFIGILSSGAIDVVVSWGEAVAYDMSADRKTITRNAENAVRRMTSAALRAGPPRKTPTALPAPEAQPPESASAIA; this comes from the coding sequence ATGATCCGTTTCGCCGCCGTCCTGCTCTCCTTGACCATGCTGACGCTGCTGCTGGCGCCGTTTCAGCTGATCGCACTGGCCTTCGGCCTGCGCTGGCAGCAGAGCATTCCGCATCTGTTTCACCGTATCCTTTGCGCGCTGATCGGCGTGCGCATTCACGAGGTCGGCAAGCGGACGACGGACACGCCGGTATTGATCCTCTCCAATCACGTCTCATGGCTCGACATCATCATCATCGGCGCCAGGGCGCCCGTGGTGTTCGTCGCCAAAAGCGAAGTTGCCAAATGGCCGGTGTTCGGCTGGCTTGCCAAATTGCAGCGCACGATTTTTGTCGAGCGCGAACGCCGCCAGAAGACCGGCGCGACGGCGCAGGAAATCGGCAACCGCATGCTGTCCGGCGACGCGGTGGTCCTGTTCGCGGAGGGCACTTCCAGCGACGGCATGCGCGTGCTGCCGTTTCGCTCGGCACTGGTCGGCTCGGTGCATCACGCGCTCGGCGATTCCACGCATCACAAAGAGATCACGGTGCAACCGATGTCGATCGCCTATGTCGGCTTCGGTGGATTGCCGGTCGGCCGCGCCTTTCGCGAAAACGTGGCATGGTATGGCGACATAGATCTGATCCCGCATTTCATCGGCATCCTGTCGTCGGGCGCCATCGACGTCGTCGTAAGCTGGGGCGAGGCCGTCGCCTATGACATGTCCGCTGATCGCAAGACCATCACGCGTAACGCGGAAAACGCCGTGCGGCGCATGACATCCGCAGCCCTGCGCGCCGGCCCGCCGCGGAAGACGCCGACCGCCCTGCCCGCGCCCGAAGCTCAACCGCCCGAGTCCGCTTCCGCCATCGCCTGA
- a CDS encoding PAS-domain containing protein, which yields MIAAVGITLAIRLFRLRRAARARENEQQATAQRLSAALDRIDIGIVLLNADTRAEFINRAFRDYFTLPDEKADSKPPLIALMYHARDIHAYALPDDEVDSFIARCVEMIRAGTSTPTTLRLSNGRVLRLSCAVLPDGGRMLSYTPVTDLIRHTDDLSERDYYLALREGDVFGSHRLDAAE from the coding sequence GTGATCGCAGCCGTTGGAATCACTTTGGCAATCCGCCTCTTTCGGCTGCGACGCGCGGCCCGGGCCCGCGAGAATGAGCAGCAAGCCACCGCCCAGCGTCTTTCGGCTGCGCTCGACCGGATCGATATCGGTATCGTGCTTCTCAATGCCGACACCCGCGCCGAATTCATCAACCGCGCCTTCCGCGACTACTTCACGCTCCCCGACGAGAAGGCCGACAGCAAGCCGCCGCTGATCGCGCTGATGTATCACGCGCGCGATATCCACGCTTACGCCCTCCCCGACGACGAGGTCGACAGCTTCATCGCCAGGTGCGTCGAGATGATCCGCGCCGGCACTTCCACGCCGACGACGTTGCGCCTCTCCAATGGCCGGGTGCTGCGGCTGAGTTGCGCCGTGCTGCCCGATGGCGGACGGATGCTGAGCTACACTCCGGTGACCGACCTCATTCGTCACACTGACGACCTCTCCGAGCGCGACTATTATCTGGCGCTGCGCGAGGGCGACGTGTTCGGCTCCCACCGGCTGGATGCAGCCGAATAG
- a CDS encoding DMT family protein, with protein MPFTIPPLLLPILMLLASNIFMTFAWYGHLKFKDHSLPLVIMVSWGIAFFEYWLAVPANRWGSEVYNAAQLKTMQEVITLVVFAAFSVLYLKEPLGWNHALGFAFIALGAFFIFHKWS; from the coding sequence ATGCCCTTCACCATTCCGCCGCTGCTGCTGCCGATTTTGATGCTGCTGGCCTCGAATATCTTCATGACCTTCGCTTGGTATGGCCATCTCAAATTCAAGGATCACTCGTTGCCCCTCGTCATCATGGTGAGCTGGGGCATTGCCTTCTTCGAATATTGGCTGGCGGTGCCCGCCAACCGCTGGGGCAGCGAGGTCTACAATGCCGCCCAATTGAAGACGATGCAGGAAGTCATCACGCTGGTCGTGTTTGCTGCATTTTCGGTGCTGTATCTGAAGGAGCCGCTCGGCTGGAATCACGCGCTGGGCTTTGCCTTCATCGCGCTCGGGGCGTTCTTCATTTTCCACAAGTGGTCGTAA
- a CDS encoding PQQ-dependent sugar dehydrogenase — MKRPVIWVTVTLTAAIVVTASLLIATTTRGENTSFGSSAGRLEVQTVASGLAYPWALAFLPEGRMLVTERPGRIRIVSPQGQLSPAVKGVPEVMAVGQGGLLDVITDKNYAQNTTIYFCYSERSGSGGRTAVARGKLIDGAAPRLDDMKVIFRQDGPLSSGNHHGCRIVQAPDSNLFVTLGEHYSGRDQAQSLDNHLGKLIRIAPDGSVPKDNPFVGRDGARPEIWSYGHRNQQGLAINPATGELWETEHGPRGGDEVNIIDKGKNYGWPVIGYGIDYSGAKIHETTSKAGMEQPVKYWVPSIAPSGMTFYTGDLFPRWRGSLFTGALAGQMLVRLQLNGNTVTSEERVLQNLNERIRDVRQGPDGALWLLTDSSAGRILRITPAGK, encoded by the coding sequence ATGAAAAGGCCCGTGATCTGGGTCACCGTCACGTTGACGGCGGCTATCGTCGTGACCGCGAGCCTTCTGATCGCCACGACCACCCGTGGCGAAAATACCTCGTTCGGCTCGTCGGCCGGCAGGCTCGAAGTACAGACCGTCGCCTCCGGCCTCGCTTATCCATGGGCACTGGCGTTCCTGCCCGAGGGCCGCATGCTCGTTACAGAACGGCCCGGTCGCATCCGTATCGTCTCGCCGCAGGGACAGTTGTCGCCTGCGGTGAAAGGCGTGCCCGAGGTGATGGCCGTCGGCCAGGGCGGTTTGCTCGATGTCATCACCGACAAGAACTACGCGCAGAACACCACGATCTACTTCTGCTACTCGGAACGTTCGGGCAGCGGCGGTCGCACCGCCGTGGCGCGCGGCAAGCTCATCGACGGCGCTGCGCCGCGCCTCGACGACATGAAGGTGATCTTTCGCCAGGACGGCCCGCTGTCGTCGGGCAATCACCACGGCTGCCGTATTGTTCAGGCGCCTGACAGCAACCTGTTTGTTACACTCGGCGAACACTATAGCGGCCGCGATCAGGCGCAGAGTCTCGATAATCATCTCGGCAAGCTGATCCGTATCGCGCCGGATGGATCTGTGCCGAAAGACAATCCATTTGTCGGCCGCGACGGCGCCAGGCCGGAGATCTGGAGCTACGGTCATCGCAACCAGCAAGGCCTCGCCATCAATCCGGCGACCGGTGAATTGTGGGAGACCGAGCACGGGCCGCGCGGCGGCGATGAAGTGAACATCATCGACAAGGGCAAGAATTACGGCTGGCCTGTGATCGGCTACGGCATCGACTATTCCGGCGCGAAGATCCACGAAACCACGTCGAAGGCGGGCATGGAGCAACCCGTGAAATACTGGGTGCCGTCGATCGCCCCGTCCGGCATGACGTTCTATACCGGCGATCTCTTCCCGCGCTGGCGCGGCAGCCTGTTCACCGGCGCGCTGGCCGGCCAGATGCTGGTACGGCTACAGCTCAACGGAAACACGGTCACGTCCGAAGAACGCGTCCTGCAAAATCTCAACGAACGCATCCGCGACGTCCGGCAAGGACCGGACGGCGCACTGTGGCTGCTGACGGATAGTTCAGCGGGACGGATTCTGCGGATCACGCCGGCTGGAAAGTAA
- a CDS encoding glutathione S-transferase codes for MYKLYSMQRSGNSYKVRLALAFLDAPYRAIEVDILRGESRTPEFLAKNPSGQVPLLEIAEGRYLAESNAILWYVAIGTSLAPESRMDRAEAMQWMFFEQHALEPNLGAAYFWLCLVRGGRDLQTHALEDWMERGYAALQVMENHLKIHDFFAAGQLTIADIALYGYTHVAEKCDFDLSSFPSIRRWLRLVETQPGFITMDWHPTSSEYDTLDVVADA; via the coding sequence ATGTACAAACTCTATTCGATGCAGCGCTCTGGCAATAGCTACAAGGTTCGCCTTGCGCTGGCGTTCCTGGACGCGCCTTATCGCGCCATCGAAGTGGACATTCTGCGCGGCGAGAGCCGTACCCCGGAATTTCTGGCCAAGAATCCCAGCGGCCAGGTGCCGCTGCTCGAGATTGCCGAAGGCCGCTATCTCGCCGAATCCAACGCCATCCTCTGGTATGTCGCCATCGGCACGTCTCTGGCGCCGGAATCGCGGATGGACCGTGCCGAAGCCATGCAGTGGATGTTCTTCGAGCAGCACGCGCTGGAGCCGAATCTCGGTGCTGCCTATTTCTGGCTATGCCTGGTGCGCGGTGGTCGCGACCTGCAGACCCACGCGCTGGAAGACTGGATGGAGCGGGGCTACGCCGCGCTGCAGGTGATGGAGAATCACCTCAAGATCCATGACTTCTTCGCCGCGGGCCAGCTGACCATCGCCGACATCGCGCTGTACGGTTACACCCACGTCGCCGAGAAGTGCGATTTCGACCTGTCCAGCTTTCCGTCGATCCGCCGCTGGCTGCGACTGGTGGAGACCCAGCCGGGCTTTATCACCATGGACTGGCATCCGACATCGTCGGAATACGATACTTTGGACGTAGTCGCCGACGCTTAG
- a CDS encoding glycosyltransferase family 87 protein, with the protein MIRIWQHIESGAWLTLERVRAYSLIVLALGILAVAGWIAVSDGVIDRNGKPIGTDFSSFYTAGALALEGKAHDSYTVAAHYARQQQLFGSDTPYYAWFYPPIFLLVATPLAMLPYPFALAIWQGGSFVFYLFVISAILKRAALPDAVHRLWLPVAMAFPAAFINLGHGQNGFLTAGLFGSALLALPQRPYLAGILFALMAYKPQFAIVIPLALFAAGQWRCIAAATITIIALTCITTALFGIDCWIAFASVTETSRQLLLEQGQVGFEKLQSAFAAIRMWRGNILSAYLVQGIVSIAVIASAVWAWRVARDANLKAAILLIATLLASPHVLDYDLMLLGPAIAFMIVTGFSTGFRDYEISLLALTWIMPLLTRSIAGAIELPLGFLVMVVFYIIVVRRALANNSTSQHLHTQIAAA; encoded by the coding sequence ATGATCCGGATCTGGCAGCACATTGAAAGCGGCGCATGGCTGACCCTCGAACGCGTGCGGGCTTACAGCCTGATCGTGCTCGCTCTGGGCATATTGGCCGTCGCCGGCTGGATTGCGGTCTCGGATGGCGTGATCGACCGCAACGGCAAGCCGATCGGGACCGATTTCTCAAGCTTCTATACCGCGGGAGCGCTCGCCCTCGAGGGCAAAGCCCACGATAGTTATACGGTAGCGGCGCACTACGCGCGCCAGCAGCAACTTTTCGGCAGCGATACCCCCTATTACGCCTGGTTCTATCCGCCGATTTTTCTGCTGGTCGCAACTCCGCTGGCAATGCTCCCCTACCCGTTCGCGCTTGCTATCTGGCAGGGCGGCAGCTTCGTATTCTACCTGTTCGTGATCTCGGCGATCCTGAAACGAGCTGCCCTGCCTGATGCGGTCCATCGCTTGTGGCTCCCGGTAGCGATGGCGTTCCCAGCGGCATTCATCAATCTCGGTCATGGTCAGAACGGCTTTTTGACCGCGGGCCTGTTCGGCAGCGCCCTGCTCGCTCTTCCGCAGCGCCCTTATCTTGCAGGCATCCTGTTTGCGCTGATGGCCTACAAGCCGCAATTTGCCATTGTCATTCCGCTGGCGTTATTCGCGGCGGGCCAGTGGCGATGCATTGCTGCAGCAACCATCACCATCATCGCTCTCACGTGTATCACGACCGCCTTGTTCGGCATCGACTGCTGGATCGCTTTCGCATCCGTTACCGAGACATCGCGTCAGCTCCTGCTCGAACAGGGACAGGTCGGATTCGAGAAACTGCAGAGCGCATTCGCGGCAATACGGATGTGGAGGGGAAATATCCTATCCGCGTATCTCGTCCAGGGCATCGTCTCGATCGCCGTGATTGCCAGCGCAGTCTGGGCGTGGCGCGTCGCACGTGACGCAAATCTCAAGGCCGCAATCCTGTTGATCGCAACCCTTCTCGCTTCGCCGCACGTGCTTGACTACGATCTGATGCTTCTCGGTCCAGCCATTGCATTCATGATCGTAACCGGCTTCAGCACAGGATTTCGCGATTATGAGATCAGCCTGCTCGCATTGACCTGGATCATGCCGCTGCTGACGCGCAGCATCGCCGGCGCCATCGAACTGCCGCTCGGCTTTCTGGTGATGGTCGTTTTCTATATCATCGTGGTGCGGCGCGCACTCGCTAATAACAGCACATCGCAGCACCTTCACACACAGATCGCGGCAGCGTGA
- a CDS encoding pyridoxal phosphate-dependent aminotransferase has protein sequence MSFLSAALDRVKPSATIAVTDKARALKAAGRNVIGLGSGEPDFDTPANIKLAAIHAIEAGKTKYTAVDGIPELKEAIIGKFQRENGLTYKPNQIIVGTGGKQVLYNALMATLNPGDEVIIPAPYWVSYPEMVALAGGTPVSVVCTAEFGFKLQASALEAAITPKTKWIILCSPSNPTGAAYKKSELKALTDVLVKHSHVWVMTDDMYEHLVYDDFEFTTPAQIEPSLFNRTLTVNGVSKAYCMTGWRIGYAGGPAELIKAMATIQSQSTSNPSSIAQWAAVEALNGPQDFIPKNNAVFKERRDLVVAMLNQASGINCPRPEGAFYVYPSCAGTIGKTAPSGKVIANDEDFVTELLETEGVAVVQGSAFGLGPAFRISYATKTSDLEDACKRIQRFCGNLR, from the coding sequence ATGTCGTTTTTGTCCGCTGCGCTCGACCGTGTGAAGCCGTCCGCGACGATCGCGGTGACGGATAAAGCACGTGCGCTGAAAGCAGCCGGCCGCAACGTCATCGGCCTTGGTTCGGGCGAGCCCGATTTCGACACCCCGGCGAACATCAAGTTGGCAGCGATTCACGCCATCGAGGCCGGCAAGACCAAGTACACCGCCGTGGACGGTATTCCCGAACTGAAGGAAGCCATTATCGGCAAGTTTCAGCGCGAGAACGGCCTGACCTACAAGCCGAACCAGATCATCGTCGGCACCGGCGGCAAGCAGGTGCTCTACAACGCGCTGATGGCGACGCTGAACCCGGGTGACGAAGTCATCATCCCGGCGCCGTATTGGGTGAGCTATCCGGAAATGGTGGCGTTGGCCGGCGGCACGCCCGTGTCCGTGGTCTGCACCGCAGAATTCGGCTTCAAGCTGCAGGCTTCCGCGCTGGAAGCGGCGATCACGCCGAAAACCAAGTGGATCATCCTGTGCTCGCCGTCGAACCCGACGGGCGCCGCCTACAAGAAGTCGGAGCTCAAGGCACTCACCGATGTCCTCGTGAAGCATTCTCACGTTTGGGTGATGACCGACGATATGTATGAGCACCTCGTCTATGACGACTTCGAGTTTACCACGCCGGCACAGATCGAACCGTCTTTGTTCAATCGCACGTTGACCGTGAACGGCGTCTCCAAGGCTTACTGCATGACCGGCTGGCGCATCGGTTACGCCGGTGGTCCCGCCGAGCTCATCAAGGCAATGGCGACGATCCAGTCGCAGTCGACCTCGAACCCGTCGTCGATCGCGCAGTGGGCAGCCGTCGAAGCGCTCAACGGTCCGCAGGACTTCATCCCGAAGAACAATGCCGTGTTCAAGGAGCGTCGCGATCTCGTGGTGGCAATGTTGAATCAGGCCTCGGGCATCAACTGCCCGCGTCCCGAAGGCGCGTTCTACGTCTATCCGTCCTGCGCCGGCACCATCGGCAAGACTGCGCCTTCGGGCAAGGTTATTGCCAATGACGAAGACTTCGTCACAGAACTGTTGGAAACCGAAGGCGTGGCGGTGGTGCAGGGTTCGGCCTTCGGCCTCGGCCCGGCATTCCGCATCTCCTACGCGACGAAAACGTCCGATCTCGAAGATGCCTGCAAGCGCATCCAGCGCTTCTGCGGAAATCTTCGGTAA
- a CDS encoding DUF992 domain-containing protein, whose amino-acid sequence MRLSKMFGLTAVAFAASVATANAQQPGSVQVGVLECRGGQNVGYVVGSNAHLNCVFQSAGGRAEGYVANIRRFGLDLGFTENTTVQWAAFAPTTRVPRGALAGSYGGVGTNASVGLGFGGNFLVGGPGNTYSLQPISVQGQTGLNVASGIVQLELEATGPVSGHRRHKRGHRSHR is encoded by the coding sequence ATGCGACTTTCCAAGATGTTCGGCCTGACGGCCGTGGCCTTTGCGGCGTCGGTTGCGACCGCAAATGCACAGCAGCCTGGCAGCGTTCAGGTTGGCGTGCTGGAGTGCCGTGGCGGCCAGAACGTCGGCTACGTGGTCGGTTCGAATGCGCACCTCAATTGCGTCTTCCAGAGCGCCGGTGGCCGCGCCGAAGGTTACGTCGCGAACATCCGCCGTTTCGGCCTTGATCTCGGCTTCACCGAAAACACCACGGTGCAGTGGGCTGCATTCGCTCCGACCACCCGCGTGCCGCGCGGCGCACTGGCCGGCAGCTACGGCGGCGTTGGTACCAACGCATCGGTTGGCCTCGGTTTCGGCGGCAACTTCCTCGTTGGCGGTCCGGGCAACACCTATTCGCTGCAGCCGATCTCGGTGCAGGGCCAGACCGGTCTGAACGTCGCCAGCGGCATCGTTCAGCTCGAACTGGAAGCGACCGGTCCGGTCAGCGGTCATCGTCGCCACAAGCGTGGTCATCGTAGCCACCGCTAA